A segment of the Streptomyces sp. Tu 2975 genome:
CAGCGCCACGTACCACCCTCGCGCGCCCACGGCTGCCCCTCACGCTCGAACTGCGGGATGTTGCCGGCGCCGTAACTGACGCGCGCCAGGTCACCGGACAGTTGGTCGACCTTCACATCGGTGGCCTTCTGCGCGCCGTACTGCTGGTGGGCGGTCTTGGCCAGCGTGACCCATGCGGCGTTGGTCATCTGCTTCTGGCAGCGGGCAGAGAGGCGGGCGTAGCCGCTCTCGTTGCCGCTGAAGAGGGCGGCGGTGTAGTCGCGCACGGCCTGCTCTAGCTGCGCCTTTCCGTCGTCGGCCGGCGGGCTACTCGGCTTCTCGGTGCCGGCGTTCTGGCCGGACTTCGGTGACGCGCTGCTCGGTGGATTGTCGGCAGAGGAGCAGCCGGCGAGGGCGAGGAGCAGCAGGGCGGCGGTCATGGCGGTGATGGTGTGTCGCATGGTCCCCCCAAGGACTGGCGTGGTGATGAGAGGGCGCAGCTGTGCATGGCGGACCTCCTTGAGCGGCTTGTGCCGGACAGCAAATCCCCCAGGTCAGCGCACCCTCCCCCGCGCCTTCAGCGGCGTCGCAGGCAGCTCCGGGGCCGGAAGCGGAGGGCCGTCGTAGCCCTTCACCTCGCCGAAGCGGGTCCCGTTCATCCAGTCCTCGCGGGCCTGGGTGATCTCCTCGTGGGTCCGGCCGATCCAGTTCCAGAACATCACGATCTCCTCCTCGAACGGCTCGCCGCCCAGGAGCAGCAGGCTCGCGTCCGAGTCGGCGCGCAGGGGCAGTTCGGAGCGGCCGCAGCCGAGGTAGAGCATCGAGCCGGGGAGTACCGGAACGCCGTCGACATGGGCCTCGCCGGACATGGAGAGCACCGCGTACTCGAAGTCGGGGTCGAGCGGCAGGCGGGCCTCGGCGCCCCGGGTGAGGGTGACGTCCGCTCCCACGAGGGGCGTGTACGTCGTTCCCGGCGAAGCCGTTCCGTCGAGGGTGCCGAGGACGACCGTCGCGCTCAGGCCGGGGGCGGTGACCGCCGGCAGTTCCGTGTGGTGCTGGAAGTGGGGCTCGATGCCGCGGTGTTCCGCGGGGAGCGCCACCCACAGTTGGGCGCCGTGCAGGAAGCGGGCGTGCGGACGGGGGCTCTCCTCCGAGTGGCTGATCGCCCGCCCGGAGGTCATCAGCCCGAGTTCCCGGGGGCGGATGGTGGCCAGCGCCCCCGTGCTGTCGCGGTGCAGGACCTCGCCCTCGTGCAGCCAGCTGACGGTCTGCAGGCCCATGTGCGGATGCGGCGGCACCTGCATGCCCGGCTCGTCGGCGATGTCGTCGGGACCGTAGTGGTCGACGAAGGCCCAGGCGCCCACCATCCGCCGCCCGAGGTTGGGCAGCAGCCGGCGGACCTCGGTGGACTCGCCGAGCTGGACGCGGCGCGGGCTGAGGAGCTCCCGGACGGGCTCGGCGACGACGAAGCCACGCCCGCCGCATACGGAGAGGGTGGCCTGACGATCGAGATTGCTCATGGGGCCAACCTAATCCGGTGCCGGTGCCCGGGGGTCCACCTTCCGCGCCCTTGATTACCGCGGCACGCCGTCACGTGCCCCCACCGCCGGGCCTCTCACGCGAGAAGCCACGTGATCAGCGACAGGGATCCCATGGAGAACAGGGTGGTCAACACGACTGCGTCCCTGACGAGTCGGGTGTCGAGGCGGTACTGCGACGCGAAGATGAACGCGTTCTGGGCCGTCGGAAGGCCCGCGCAGAGCACTACCGCCAGCAGCTCGTCACCCTCGATGCCGAACCCCCACCGGGCCAACGCGTAGGCAAGCAGCGGCTGGACAACCGTTTTGAGGGTGACGAGGACGTGCCGCTCCGCACGCCCGGCGGGCGCGGCGTCCTCGAGGGCCACGGTGCCGGGCTCCGTGGCGCGGGTGTCGAGGGACATGCCCAGCGCGAACAGCGCCGCCGGGACGGCCGCGCCGCCGAGCATCAGGGCGGGTGCGGTCACGGCCTCCGGCAGCTGCACTCCGAGGACGGACACCGTCACTCCCGCGGCCGACGCGGCGATGATGGGGTTGCGCAGCGGCAGCCACAGGAAGCGGCTGCGGCCGCCGGCGCCGCGGCCCGCGTCGAGATCTATGAGTGTCAGGATCAGTGGGGTGACGAACAGCGTCTGGAACAGGGCTGCCGCGACCACGAACGAGGCGTCACCCAGCACATGTACGGCCACGGGGATGCCGAGGTTGGCGGAGTTCACGTACGCGCCCGCCATGGCGCCGATCGCCCGGTCGGCCCGTCGGCGGTGGAACACCCACCGGCCGATCAGCAGGCCGAGGACGAGCATGATCAGGACGCTGGCGGCGAAGACCGCCACGCCGGGGCTCAGGAGGTCGGACACGTCGGCCCGCGACAGTGTCATGAACAGCAGCGCGGGCATGGCGAACGCGAAGGCGAACCGGCCCAGCACCGACTGGGCGTGCTTTCCGAGTACGTCGTACCGGCCGGCCGCATAACCGACGGCGGTGATCGCCCAGATGGGCAGAAAGCCGGAGAGCACGGTCACCTGCCCAGCATGCCCGACGGTGATCAAGACCTCTCCGCCGCCCCGGGAAGGTGGAGCCCGGAGACGGCGAAGTTCGAGGGCCGGTGGAGCCCCGGGGAGAGTGGGCTGCCTTGACGGCGGAGACACTGTCGGGACGGTATACCTCCGCGACACGACACGGACCTCGGGGGTTCGGGCGGGAGTCACAGGTTAGGCCGCCGTCCCGGTGCGTGCCGTACCGAGGGACGGGCGGGGTGAAAACCCGTCAGTTGAACGGGTCGAGCGTGACGTACGCCGTCTGCGGATTGCCGTCGTGCACCAGTGACTCGTGGGCGCCGACGTCGTCGAAGGCGAAGGCGTACGCCTTGCCGTCGGCCATCTGGGCGTGGATCTTGCGGGCGTAGTGGTTGGTCACGACGTCCTTGTAGAAGTTCGCGGAACCGGTGTCCGGCTGGTTGGGGTTGACCAGCAGTGTCGAGCGGTTGAAGCCCGCGCACAGAGTGCGCGAGATCGGGCCGCGCACGTGGTCGTTGGGGGCGTCGAGCCGCTTGTAGCATCCGAAGACACTGTCGGAGTCCGGCTTCTGGAAGGAGGTGACGACGGTCCCGGAGCCGTTCGTGAAGTTCATGACCCCGCCGGAGACCCGGCCGTAGTACTTGGTGCCGGGCTGGTGGGCGAAGGGCGTGACCGTGAGCGTCGAGGTGGTGTACTTGTTCCAGACCCGGTTGATGTAGTCGTCCATGATGTTCGCCGGGAGCGCGCCGGCCTCGATGCCGTGGCCGGGGCGAGGGCGCGCAGGACGGTGCCGTCCGCGCGGGTCTGGATGAGGTTCGCCCACCCGCCGGGCTGGCCGCGCAGGGCGTTGTAGAAGCCGTTGTAGCCACCGGGCTTGAGGTGGCCGGTGTTCTTGACCGTTCCGTCGGCGGCCTGGACGCCGACCGCGTAGGGGGCGGAGAACATGTCCACCTGTGTGCTGTTGATCCACAGGCCGGAGTCGTTGAGTGTGTACTCCGACCAGTTGAAGAGGATGTTGCGGTTCGGGTCGCTCGGATTCTGCACCGCGGGCTGCACCAGGCCGCCGGTGGTGAGCTTGAAGACGAGCTTCTGCCCGTACGAGAAGTAGATGCGCCCGGAGAACTTGGGCATCCGGATCGTGACGGAACGGCCGGACGCGGGACCGGCGATCGACGCGTCGGGGGCCGGCGTCGGTGGGTTGCCGCCGGCAGGCCAGGGGTGGAACGTGCCGCTCGCGTCGGCCCAGCCCTGCCGGCCGGTGCTGAGCTCCGTGCCGAGGTTGTAGATATAAACCGGCTCGCTGCGGCCCGAGTTGTTGGTGAACTTGAGCGGG
Coding sequences within it:
- a CDS encoding AEC family transporter, producing MTVLSGFLPIWAITAVGYAAGRYDVLGKHAQSVLGRFAFAFAMPALLFMTLSRADVSDLLSPGVAVFAASVLIMLVLGLLIGRWVFHRRRADRAIGAMAGAYVNSANLGIPVAVHVLGDASFVVAAALFQTLFVTPLILTLIDLDAGRGAGGRSRFLWLPLRNPIIAASAAGVTVSVLGVQLPEAVTAPALMLGGAAVPAALFALGMSLDTRATEPGTVALEDAAPAGRAERHVLVTLKTVVQPLLAYALARWGFGIEGDELLAVVLCAGLPTAQNAFIFASQYRLDTRLVRDAVVLTTLFSMGSLSLITWLLA
- a CDS encoding pirin family protein — translated: MSNLDRQATLSVCGGRGFVVAEPVRELLSPRRVQLGESTEVRRLLPNLGRRMVGAWAFVDHYGPDDIADEPGMQVPPHPHMGLQTVSWLHEGEVLHRDSTGALATIRPRELGLMTSGRAISHSEESPRPHARFLHGAQLWVALPAEHRGIEPHFQHHTELPAVTAPGLSATVVLGTLDGTASPGTTYTPLVGADVTLTRGAEARLPLDPDFEYAVLSMSGEAHVDGVPVLPGSMLYLGCGRSELPLRADSDASLLLLGGEPFEEEIVMFWNWIGRTHEEITQAREDWMNGTRFGEVKGYDGPPLPAPELPATPLKARGRVR